A genomic window from Streptomyces broussonetiae includes:
- the cydD gene encoding thiol reductant ABC exporter subunit CydD, producing MKPIDPRLLRYARATRRFLVAVVGLGAVGAGLVIAQAMLIAEVVVGAFQYGQSVAELRTPLLLLVAVAGGRALVSWLTELAAHRASAAVKSELRGRLLDRAPALGPGWLSGQRTGSLVTLATRGVDALDDYFSRYLPQLGLAVVVPVAVLARIVTEDWVSAAIIVGTLPLIPLFMVLIGWATQSRTDRQWRLLSRLSGHFLDVVAGLPTLKVFGRAKAQAESIRRITGEYRQATMRTLRIAFLSSFALELLATLSVALVAVTIGMRLVHGDMDLYVGLVILVLAPEAYLPLRQVGAQYHAAAEGLAAAEEIFAVLETPVPASGSGAVPAGAVAFDGVTVRYPGRSTGAVTDVSFTVEPGETVALVGPSGVGKTTLLNVLLGFVEPAAGGVRIGGVDLAGLDLEEWRARIAWVPQRPHLYAGTIAENVRLARPDADDGAVRQALRDAGALEFVDALPGGAETVLGEDGAGLSAGQRQRLALARAFLADRPVLLLDEPTAALDGVTEAEVVAAVRRLAVGRTVLLVVHRPALLDVADRVVRLGESSAAGALRPLDPQLRPPVTRVGGREGDLTETVAASAERIPVLSRRVLGRVRGLAGPQRGRLVLALLLGTLALGSAVGLMATSGWLISRASQQPPVLYLMVAVTATRAFGIGRAVFRYAERLVSHDAVLRMLADTRVAVYRRLERLAPAGLRTARRGDLLTRLVADVDAFQDYWLRWLLPASVAVAVSAASVGFTAWMLPEAGAALAVGLVAAGAGVPLVTAAVARRAEQRLAPARGVLATRVTDLLTGTAELTVAGALPARTEAARRADGTLTRIASRAATATALGDGLTTLICGLTVAATALFGAQAVAAGRLGGVAMAVVVLTPLAAFEAVLGMPLAVRHRQRVRQSAERVYEVLDAPEPVHEPDQPRQVPASPFPLVLRGLAARYEGQRREALAGFDLTLDQGRRIAVIGASGSGKTTLAQVLLRFLDPGEGAYTLAGVDACALAGDDVRRLVGLCAQDAHLFDSSVRENLLLARKDATEADLRRALARARLLDWVESLPDGLDTLVGEHGARLSGGQRQRLALARALLADFPVLVLDEPAEHLDLPTADALTADLLAATTGRTTLLITHRLAGLDAVDEVVVLDAGRVVQRGTYTELVAVDGPLRAMARREEEAESLVGAR from the coding sequence GTGAAACCAATCGATCCACGTCTGCTGCGCTACGCCCGCGCCACCCGGCGCTTCCTTGTGGCGGTCGTCGGCCTGGGAGCCGTCGGCGCGGGGCTGGTCATCGCCCAGGCGATGCTCATCGCCGAGGTCGTCGTCGGCGCGTTCCAGTACGGGCAGTCCGTCGCGGAACTGCGCACTCCCCTGCTGCTGTTGGTGGCCGTCGCCGGTGGCCGGGCCCTGGTTTCCTGGCTGACGGAACTTGCCGCCCACCGGGCGAGCGCGGCGGTGAAGTCCGAACTGCGGGGACGGCTCCTGGACCGGGCGCCGGCGCTCGGTCCCGGCTGGCTGAGCGGTCAGCGGACCGGCTCGCTGGTCACGTTGGCCACACGTGGAGTGGACGCCCTGGACGACTACTTCTCGCGCTATCTGCCGCAGTTGGGCCTCGCGGTGGTCGTGCCGGTGGCGGTGCTGGCGCGGATCGTCACCGAGGACTGGGTGTCGGCGGCGATCATCGTCGGCACCCTGCCGCTCATCCCGCTCTTCATGGTGCTGATCGGCTGGGCCACCCAGTCCCGGACGGACCGTCAGTGGCGGCTCCTGTCCCGGCTGTCCGGCCACTTCCTGGACGTGGTGGCGGGCCTGCCCACGCTGAAGGTGTTCGGCCGGGCCAAGGCGCAGGCCGAGTCCATTCGCCGGATCACCGGCGAGTACCGGCAGGCGACCATGCGGACCCTGCGGATCGCCTTCCTCTCCTCCTTCGCGCTGGAACTGCTTGCCACGCTGTCGGTGGCGCTGGTCGCGGTGACGATCGGCATGCGGCTCGTCCACGGCGACATGGACCTGTACGTCGGCCTGGTGATCCTGGTGCTGGCCCCCGAGGCCTACCTGCCGCTGCGCCAGGTCGGGGCGCAGTACCACGCTGCGGCCGAGGGACTCGCGGCCGCGGAGGAGATCTTCGCGGTGCTGGAGACGCCGGTCCCGGCCTCCGGCAGCGGTGCGGTGCCCGCGGGTGCCGTGGCCTTCGACGGGGTCACCGTCCGCTACCCCGGGCGTTCGACGGGTGCGGTGACCGATGTGTCGTTCACCGTCGAGCCCGGCGAGACCGTGGCGCTGGTCGGGCCGAGCGGTGTGGGCAAGACGACGCTGCTGAACGTGCTGCTGGGGTTTGTGGAACCCGCCGCGGGCGGGGTGCGGATCGGTGGCGTGGACCTCGCCGGTCTCGACCTGGAGGAGTGGCGCGCGCGGATCGCCTGGGTGCCGCAGCGCCCGCATCTGTACGCCGGGACCATCGCGGAGAACGTACGGCTGGCACGGCCCGACGCGGACGACGGTGCCGTACGGCAGGCCCTGCGGGACGCGGGTGCGCTGGAGTTCGTCGATGCGCTGCCCGGGGGTGCCGAGACCGTGCTCGGTGAGGACGGGGCCGGGCTGTCGGCGGGGCAGAGGCAGCGGCTCGCGCTGGCTCGGGCGTTCCTCGCCGACCGGCCTGTGCTGTTGCTGGACGAGCCGACGGCAGCGCTGGACGGGGTGACCGAGGCGGAGGTCGTGGCGGCGGTACGGCGGCTTGCTGTCGGCCGGACGGTGCTGCTCGTTGTGCATCGGCCGGCATTGCTGGATGTTGCAGATCGGGTTGTGCGGCTGGGTGAGAGCAGCGCTGCGGGGGCGCTCCGCCCTCTGGATCCCCAGCTGCGTCCACCCGTCACTCGAGTCGGTGGGCGGGAAGGTGACCTGACAGAGACTGTCGCCGCGTCGGCAGAACGGATTCCTGTGCTGTCGCGGCGGGTGCTGGGCCGTGTACGCGGGCTTGCCGGGCCCCAGCGGGGGCGACTGGTGCTCGCGTTGTTGCTCGGCACGCTGGCCCTCGGCAGTGCCGTCGGGTTGATGGCAACCTCCGGTTGGCTCATCTCGCGGGCCTCGCAGCAGCCGCCCGTGCTGTATCTGATGGTGGCCGTGACCGCGACGCGGGCCTTCGGAATCGGGCGGGCCGTCTTCCGGTACGCCGAGCGGCTGGTATCGCACGACGCGGTGCTGCGGATGCTGGCGGACACGCGGGTCGCCGTCTATCGGCGTCTGGAGCGTCTCGCCCCTGCAGGGCTGCGCACCGCGCGCCGCGGTGATCTGCTCACCCGGCTGGTCGCGGACGTGGACGCCTTTCAGGACTACTGGCTGCGCTGGCTGCTGCCCGCGTCGGTCGCCGTCGCCGTCTCAGCCGCCTCCGTCGGCTTCACCGCCTGGATGCTGCCCGAGGCCGGGGCCGCACTCGCGGTGGGCCTGGTGGCGGCCGGCGCAGGTGTCCCACTCGTCACCGCGGCGGTGGCCCGCCGGGCCGAGCAGCGGCTTGCGCCCGCGCGGGGAGTGCTCGCCACCCGCGTCACCGATCTGCTGACCGGCACCGCCGAGCTGACCGTCGCCGGCGCGTTGCCCGCCCGAACGGAAGCTGCCCGGCGCGCTGACGGCACGCTCACCCGGATCGCCTCGCGTGCCGCCACGGCCACCGCGCTCGGTGACGGGCTCACGACGCTGATCTGCGGCCTGACGGTTGCGGCCACCGCGCTCTTCGGTGCCCAGGCAGTGGCCGCGGGGCGGCTCGGCGGCGTGGCGATGGCCGTGGTCGTCCTGACCCCGCTGGCCGCCTTCGAGGCCGTCCTGGGCATGCCGCTCGCCGTGCGCCACCGGCAGCGGGTGCGGCAGAGCGCGGAGCGGGTGTACGAGGTCCTGGACGCCCCGGAGCCCGTACACGAGCCGGACCAGCCGCGGCAGGTACCCGCCTCGCCGTTCCCGCTGGTGCTCAGGGGGCTGGCCGCGCGGTACGAGGGGCAGCGGCGGGAGGCGCTGGCCGGGTTCGACCTCACCCTGGACCAGGGCCGCCGGATCGCCGTGATCGGGGCCTCCGGTTCCGGCAAGACCACCCTCGCCCAGGTCCTGCTGCGCTTCCTCGACCCGGGAGAAGGCGCGTACACGCTCGCCGGTGTGGACGCCTGTGCGCTGGCGGGTGACGACGTACGGCGGCTTGTCGGACTGTGTGCGCAGGACGCGCATCTCTTCGACAGCTCGGTGCGAGAGAACCTGCTGCTGGCCCGGAAGGACGCCACCGAGGCCGATCTGCGCCGGGCGCTGGCCCGGGCCCGGCTGCTGGACTGGGTGGAATCGCTGCCCGACGGCCTGGACACGCTCGTCGGCGAGCACGGGGCGCGGCTGTCCGGCGGTCAGCGGCAGCGGCTGGCCCTGGCTCGCGCGCTGCTGGCCGACTTCCCCGTCCTGGTCCTCGACGAGCCCGCCGAGCATCTGGACCTGCCGACGGCCGATGCGCTGACCGCCGATCTGCTGGCCGCCACCACGGGCCGTACGACGCTGCTGATCACGCACCGGCTGGCCGGGCTGGATGCGGTGGACGAGGTGGTCGTGCTCGACGCGGGCCGGGTGGTGCAGCGCGGTACGTACACGGAACTCGTGGCGGTGGACGGTCCGCTGCGGGCGATGGCGCGGCGGGAGGAGGAGGCGGAGTCGCTGGTGGGGGCGCGGTGA
- the cydB gene encoding cytochrome d ubiquinol oxidase subunit II, translating to MHLHDVWFVLIAVLWTGYFFLEGFDFGVGILTKLLARNRPERRVLINTIGPVWDGNEVWLLSAGGATFAAFPDWYATLFSGFYLPLLVILVCLIVRGVAFEYRVKRPEENWQRNWEHAIFWTSLIPAFLWGVAFGNIVGGVKIDQHFEYVGTVWDLLNPYALLGGLATLTLFTFHGAVFTALKTVGDIRVRARKLALWVGLVTAVVALAFLLWTQVHSGNDRSLVALIVAVVALVAALVANQAGREGWSFALSGVTIVAAVAMLFLSLFPNVMPSTLNGEWSLTVTNASSSPYTLRIMTWCAAIATPLVMLYQGWTYWVFRKRIGTQHIAADIAH from the coding sequence ATGCATCTTCACGACGTCTGGTTCGTCCTGATCGCCGTCCTGTGGACCGGCTACTTCTTCCTGGAGGGCTTCGACTTCGGAGTCGGGATCCTCACCAAGCTGCTGGCCCGCAACCGGCCGGAGCGGCGGGTGCTGATCAACACCATCGGGCCCGTCTGGGACGGCAACGAGGTGTGGCTCCTCTCGGCCGGCGGTGCGACCTTCGCCGCCTTCCCGGATTGGTACGCCACTCTCTTCTCGGGCTTCTACCTGCCCTTGCTGGTCATCCTGGTCTGCCTGATCGTCCGGGGCGTCGCCTTCGAGTACCGGGTGAAGCGGCCCGAGGAGAACTGGCAGCGCAACTGGGAGCACGCGATCTTCTGGACCTCGCTGATCCCGGCGTTCCTGTGGGGCGTGGCCTTCGGGAACATCGTGGGGGGTGTGAAGATCGACCAGCACTTCGAGTACGTCGGTACCGTCTGGGATCTGCTCAACCCCTACGCCCTGCTCGGCGGTCTGGCCACGCTCACGCTCTTCACCTTCCACGGGGCGGTGTTCACCGCGCTCAAGACCGTGGGGGACATCCGGGTACGGGCACGGAAGCTCGCCCTGTGGGTCGGACTCGTCACCGCCGTCGTGGCGCTCGCTTTCCTGCTGTGGACGCAGGTCCACAGCGGCAACGACAGGAGCCTGGTGGCCCTGATCGTGGCGGTCGTCGCCCTGGTGGCCGCCCTGGTGGCCAATCAGGCCGGACGAGAGGGCTGGTCGTTCGCGTTGTCCGGCGTCACCATCGTGGCCGCCGTGGCGATGCTCTTCCTGTCGCTGTTCCCGAACGTCATGCCATCCACCCTCAACGGGGAGTGGAGCCTGACGGTCACCAACGCCTCGTCGAGCCCGTACACCCTGAGGATCATGACCTGGTGTGCGGCGATCGCCACCCCGCTCGTCATGCTCTACCAGGGCTGGACCTACTGGGTGTTCCGCAAGCGGATCGGCACGCAGCACATCGCGGCCGATATCGCGCACTGA
- a CDS encoding cytochrome ubiquinol oxidase subunit I, whose translation MELALAPETLARWQFGITTVYHFLFVPLTISLAALTAGLQTAWVRTEKEKYLRATKFWGKLFLINIAMGVVTGIVQEFQFGMNWSDYSRFVGDIFGAPLAFEALIAFFFESTFIGLWIFGWDKLPKKIHLACIWMVSIGTILSAYFILAANSWMQHPVGYKIDKARGRAELTDFWAVLTQNTALSQAFHTLSAAFLTGGAFMVGIAAYHLARKKHIREMKTSLRLGLITVVIAGLLTAISGDTLGKVMFKQQPMKMAAAEALWDGQKPAPFSIFAYGDVQKGHNTVAIEVPGLLSFLANDDFSSYVPGINDVNKAEQQKFGPGDYRPNIPVAFWGFRWMIGFGMSSFAIGLAGLWLTRKKFMLPKHLRVGEDEVPHLVLFKNKTLSPQLTPWYWRIATWTLAFPLIANSWGWIFTEMGRQPWVVYGVLQTRHAVSPGVSQGEILTSMIVFTSLYAILAVVEVKLLAKYVKAGPPELTEADLNPPTKIGGDTRDADKPMAFSY comes from the coding sequence GTGGAATTGGCTTTGGCGCCGGAGACTCTGGCGCGTTGGCAGTTCGGCATCACCACCGTCTACCACTTCCTGTTCGTACCGCTGACGATCTCCTTGGCCGCGCTCACGGCCGGGCTCCAGACGGCCTGGGTGCGCACCGAGAAGGAGAAGTACCTCAGGGCGACCAAGTTCTGGGGGAAGCTCTTCCTGATCAACATCGCCATGGGTGTGGTCACCGGCATCGTGCAGGAGTTCCAGTTCGGCATGAACTGGTCCGACTACTCGCGATTCGTCGGTGACATCTTCGGTGCGCCGCTCGCCTTCGAGGCGCTGATCGCGTTCTTCTTCGAGTCCACCTTCATCGGCCTGTGGATCTTCGGCTGGGACAAGCTGCCCAAGAAGATCCACCTGGCCTGCATCTGGATGGTCTCGATCGGCACGATCCTGTCGGCGTACTTCATCCTCGCCGCCAACTCCTGGATGCAGCACCCGGTCGGCTACAAGATCGACAAGGCCAGAGGGCGCGCCGAGCTGACCGACTTCTGGGCCGTGCTCACCCAGAACACCGCGCTCAGCCAGGCCTTCCACACCCTGTCGGCGGCCTTCCTGACCGGTGGCGCCTTCATGGTCGGTATCGCCGCCTACCACCTGGCCCGCAAGAAGCACATCCGCGAGATGAAGACCTCGCTGCGGCTCGGCCTGATCACCGTGGTCATCGCCGGTCTGCTCACCGCGATCAGCGGCGACACCCTCGGCAAGGTCATGTTCAAGCAGCAGCCGATGAAGATGGCGGCGGCCGAGGCGCTGTGGGACGGCCAGAAGCCGGCTCCCTTCTCGATCTTCGCCTACGGCGATGTGCAGAAGGGCCACAACACCGTCGCGATAGAGGTCCCGGGCCTGCTGTCCTTCCTCGCCAACGACGACTTCAGTTCGTACGTCCCCGGCATCAACGACGTCAACAAGGCGGAGCAGCAGAAGTTCGGCCCGGGCGACTACCGGCCCAACATTCCGGTGGCCTTCTGGGGGTTCCGCTGGATGATCGGCTTCGGTATGAGTTCCTTCGCGATCGGCCTGGCCGGACTGTGGCTGACCCGCAAGAAGTTCATGCTGCCGAAGCACCTGCGGGTCGGCGAGGACGAGGTGCCGCACCTGGTGCTGTTCAAGAACAAGACGCTCAGCCCGCAGCTCACGCCCTGGTACTGGCGCATCGCGACCTGGACGCTGGCCTTCCCGCTGATCGCCAACTCCTGGGGCTGGATCTTCACCGAGATGGGCCGCCAACCGTGGGTCGTCTACGGCGTCCTGCAGACCCGGCACGCGGTCTCCCCCGGCGTCTCGCAGGGCGAGATCCTCACGTCGATGATCGTCTTCACGTCGCTGTACGCGATCCTCGCCGTGGTCGAGGTCAAGCTTCTGGCGAAGTACGTCAAGGCCGGCCCGCCCGAGCTGACCGAGGCCGACCTCAACCCGCCCACGAAGATCGGCGGCGACACCCGTGACGCCGACAAGCCGATGGCCTTCTCTTACTAG
- a CDS encoding cyclophilin-like fold protein: MQIRISWPAGNITATLDDTPTAQALAKALPLVSSAHTWGEEVYFETDVSVSRETDARQVVEPGTVAFWTDGDALALPYGPTPISRGDECRLASPCNILGRLDSDARALATVRDGDPVRVELAGHQD; the protein is encoded by the coding sequence ATGCAGATACGGATTTCCTGGCCAGCGGGAAACATCACCGCGACTCTCGACGACACGCCCACCGCGCAGGCCCTCGCCAAGGCACTGCCGCTCGTCTCCAGCGCCCACACTTGGGGCGAGGAGGTCTATTTCGAAACAGATGTCTCTGTTTCACGTGAAACGGACGCCCGGCAGGTCGTGGAGCCGGGCACCGTGGCCTTCTGGACGGACGGCGACGCGCTCGCCCTCCCCTATGGCCCCACGCCGATCTCGCGAGGCGACGAGTGCCGCCTCGCGAGTCCGTGCAACATCCTGGGGCGCCTCGACTCGGACGCCCGGGCCCTGGCGACCGTACGGGACGGCGATCCCGTCCGCGTGGAACTGGCCGGCCACCAGGACTGA
- the hisC gene encoding histidinol-phosphate transaminase, whose product MSETSPKLRAELEGIPTYKPGKPAAAGGPVAYKLSSNENPYPPLPGVMETVTAAVGAFNRYPDMACTGLMDELSERFGVPHTHLATGTGSVGVAQQLVQATSGPGDEVIYAWRSFEAYPIVTQISGARSVQVPLTPGDVHDLDAMADAITDRTRLIFVCNPNNPTGTVVRRAELERFLDRVPGDVLVVLDEAYREFIRDPEVPDGVELYRNRPNVCVLRTFSKAYGLAGLRVGFAIAHEPVAAALRKTAVPFGVSQLAQDAAVASLRAEDELLGRVGSLVCERTRVVDALRAQGWTVPETQANFVWMRLGERTVAFAQACEQHGVVVRPFPGEGVRVTVGEIEANDIFLKVAEAFRKEL is encoded by the coding sequence GTGAGCGAGACGAGCCCGAAGCTGCGTGCCGAGCTGGAGGGTATCCCCACCTACAAGCCGGGCAAGCCCGCTGCGGCCGGGGGGCCGGTCGCCTACAAACTGTCCTCCAACGAGAACCCGTACCCGCCGCTGCCGGGTGTGATGGAGACCGTGACGGCGGCCGTCGGTGCCTTCAACCGCTACCCGGACATGGCATGCACCGGGCTGATGGACGAGCTGTCCGAGCGCTTCGGCGTCCCGCACACCCACCTGGCCACCGGTACCGGTTCGGTGGGCGTCGCCCAGCAGCTCGTCCAGGCCACGAGCGGCCCGGGCGACGAGGTGATCTACGCCTGGCGGTCCTTCGAGGCGTACCCGATCGTCACGCAGATCAGCGGTGCCCGGTCGGTGCAGGTGCCGCTCACGCCCGGCGATGTGCACGACCTGGACGCGATGGCGGACGCGATCACCGACCGGACGCGCCTGATCTTCGTCTGCAACCCCAACAACCCGACCGGCACGGTGGTGCGGCGTGCCGAGCTGGAGCGGTTCCTCGACCGGGTGCCCGGCGATGTGCTGGTGGTGCTGGACGAGGCCTACCGGGAGTTCATCCGAGACCCCGAGGTGCCCGATGGTGTCGAGCTGTACCGGAACCGACCCAACGTCTGTGTCCTGCGTACGTTCTCCAAGGCCTACGGGCTCGCCGGACTGCGCGTCGGTTTCGCGATCGCCCATGAGCCGGTCGCGGCGGCGCTGCGCAAGACAGCGGTGCCCTTCGGCGTCAGCCAGCTCGCGCAGGATGCGGCGGTCGCCTCACTGCGGGCCGAGGACGAACTGCTGGGCCGGGTCGGCTCGCTGGTGTGCGAGCGCACGCGCGTGGTCGACGCGCTGCGCGCCCAGGGCTGGACGGTGCCGGAGACGCAGGCCAACTTCGTCTGGATGCGGCTGGGGGAGCGTACGGTCGCGTTCGCTCAGGCCTGTGAGCAGCACGGAGTGGTGGTCCGGCCGTTCCCGGGCGAGGGTGTGCGGGTGACGGTCGGTGAGATCGAGGCGAACGACATCTTCCTGAAGGTGGCGGAGGCGTTCCGCAAGGAGCTGTAG
- a CDS encoding LacI family DNA-binding transcriptional regulator, which produces MTAAGKHQVSRAETSRRGSRPGRAGIRDVAAAAGVSITTVSDALNGKGRLPDATRRHVREVADRLGYRPSAAARTLRTGKSGLIGLTVTTYGDEPFTFTEFAYFAEMARAATSAALARGYALVILPATSRHDVWSNVALDGTVVIDPSDQDPVVSELVRQGLPVVSDGRPAGALPVTAWVDNDHEAAVLGILDHLADAGARRIGLLTGTSTDTYTHLSTTAYLRWCERVDQDPVYEAYPAHDPCAGAVAADRLLARPDRPDAVYGLFDPNGTDLLAAARRYGLRVPDDLLLVCCSESTVYASTEPPITTLSLKPRRIGTAVVQLLIDAIEGVESDHPVEQVIPTELIVRTSSQRRPPRTTVSPPRSPD; this is translated from the coding sequence ATGACAGCAGCAGGGAAGCACCAGGTGAGCCGCGCGGAAACCTCACGTCGAGGCAGTCGGCCAGGCCGGGCGGGCATCAGAGACGTTGCCGCCGCAGCCGGGGTCTCCATCACGACCGTCTCCGACGCCCTCAACGGCAAGGGCCGGCTCCCGGATGCCACCCGGCGCCACGTCCGCGAGGTCGCCGACCGGCTGGGATACCGTCCTTCGGCCGCCGCCCGCACCCTCCGTACCGGCAAGTCGGGTCTGATCGGCCTGACCGTGACGACGTACGGGGATGAACCTTTCACCTTCACTGAGTTCGCGTACTTCGCGGAGATGGCCCGGGCCGCCACCTCGGCCGCGCTCGCCCGCGGCTACGCCCTCGTCATCCTGCCCGCGACCTCCCGCCACGACGTGTGGTCCAACGTCGCGCTCGATGGCACCGTCGTCATCGACCCCTCCGACCAGGACCCGGTGGTCAGCGAGCTGGTCCGGCAGGGGCTGCCCGTCGTCTCGGACGGCCGGCCGGCCGGCGCACTGCCCGTCACCGCATGGGTCGACAACGACCACGAGGCCGCCGTGCTCGGCATCCTCGACCACCTCGCCGATGCCGGCGCCCGCCGTATCGGACTGCTCACGGGCACCTCGACGGACACGTACACACATCTGTCGACCACGGCCTACCTGCGCTGGTGCGAACGGGTCGACCAGGACCCCGTCTACGAGGCCTACCCGGCGCACGACCCGTGTGCGGGCGCCGTCGCCGCCGACCGGCTGCTGGCCCGCCCCGACCGGCCCGACGCGGTCTACGGCCTGTTCGACCCCAACGGCACCGACCTGCTCGCCGCCGCCCGCCGCTACGGGCTGCGTGTCCCCGACGACCTGTTGCTGGTGTGCTGCAGCGAGTCCACGGTGTACGCCAGCACGGAGCCACCCATCACCACGCTCTCGCTGAAGCCCCGCCGCATCGGCACCGCGGTGGTCCAACTCCTGATCGACGCGATCGAGGGCGTCGAGTCGGATCATCCGGTCGAGCAGGTGATACCGACCGAGCTGATCGTGCGCACCTCCTCCCAGCGGCGCCCCCCGCGTACGACGGTCAGCCCGCCGCGGTCACCGGACTAG
- a CDS encoding metallophosphoesterase: MTQGAGQGPEVERTATLRDFRVPAYVHETGPYVPSAHPGDAVPPADEAYPEGYTPTQRDLPVVSRTETDQVHVEPAPAAPVPQPATGPGPLFVVGDVHGYLDELVTALQEQELIDASGQWCAGTTRLWFLGDFTDRGPDGIGVIDLVMRLSAEAAAAGGYCKALMGNHELLLLGAKRFGDTPVNSGAGTATFQAAWLLNGGQKTDMDRLQDHHLQWMARLDAVEEVDGYLLVHSDTTAYLDYGDSIEAVNDTVRETLTRNDADECWDLFRKFTKRFSFRDEGGADAVRSLLDTYGGTRIVHGHSPIPYLLGEVGSEDDEEGSGPVVEGPHVYADGLAIAMDGGVTMAGKLLVQQLPLDN; this comes from the coding sequence ATGACTCAGGGGGCCGGTCAGGGACCCGAGGTGGAGCGGACGGCGACGTTGCGCGACTTCCGGGTACCGGCGTACGTCCACGAGACCGGTCCGTACGTTCCCAGCGCCCACCCGGGAGACGCCGTGCCGCCCGCCGACGAGGCGTACCCCGAGGGCTACACGCCCACGCAGCGCGACCTTCCGGTCGTCAGCCGGACCGAGACCGACCAGGTGCACGTCGAACCGGCGCCCGCGGCCCCGGTGCCGCAGCCCGCGACCGGCCCCGGACCGCTGTTCGTCGTCGGAGACGTCCACGGATACCTCGACGAACTGGTGACCGCCCTGCAGGAGCAGGAGCTGATCGACGCCTCGGGCCAGTGGTGCGCGGGGACCACCCGGCTGTGGTTCCTCGGCGACTTCACCGACCGCGGACCCGACGGCATCGGCGTCATCGACCTCGTGATGCGGCTGTCCGCCGAGGCCGCCGCGGCCGGCGGCTACTGCAAGGCCCTCATGGGCAACCACGAGCTGCTGCTGCTCGGTGCCAAGCGGTTCGGTGACACCCCCGTCAACTCCGGTGCGGGCACCGCCACCTTCCAGGCGGCCTGGCTGCTCAACGGCGGCCAGAAGACCGACATGGACCGCCTCCAGGACCACCATCTGCAGTGGATGGCACGCCTCGACGCCGTCGAGGAGGTCGACGGGTATCTGCTCGTGCACTCGGACACCACTGCCTATCTCGACTACGGCGACTCCATCGAGGCGGTCAACGACACCGTCCGCGAGACCCTCACCCGCAACGACGCGGACGAGTGCTGGGATCTGTTCCGCAAGTTCACCAAGCGGTTCTCCTTCCGCGACGAGGGTGGTGCAGACGCCGTCCGTTCCCTCCTCGATACGTACGGCGGCACCCGTATCGTTCACGGCCACAGCCCGATTCCCTATCTCCTCGGCGAGGTCGGCTCCGAGGACGACGAGGAGGGCAGCGGCCCGGTCGTGGAGGGACCGCATGTGTACGCCGACGGGCTCGCCATCGCCATGGACGGCGGTGTGACCATGGCCGGAAAGCTGCTGGTCCAGCAACTTCCGCTGGATAACTGA
- a CDS encoding DUF4241 domain-containing protein: MQAASAAAALWLPPRPAAPPHPSELFRPGTRLATQDEAQMTVETVREIGVLRVPSGRLAVACPLTAGEGGQRELLERIPPGAYPLQEAVLGYELEYEGEVFPTEESAAVRLLIDPEPAATWELALAEGEDPRLLGDREAYGFPTDAALGSFADSAAWDVLADRYRRFSTDGQEDAGERIADSHYVRISDSATGGDLIHFATGGDGAWPVWLGRSASGKPVSVVVVCVYLPGLRIL, translated from the coding sequence GTGCAAGCCGCGTCCGCGGCTGCGGCCCTCTGGCTGCCGCCGCGCCCGGCGGCGCCGCCGCACCCGAGCGAGCTGTTCCGGCCCGGTACACGGCTGGCGACGCAGGACGAGGCGCAGATGACCGTCGAGACCGTGCGGGAGATCGGGGTGCTGAGGGTACCCAGCGGCAGACTCGCCGTCGCCTGCCCGCTGACGGCGGGCGAGGGAGGGCAACGAGAGCTGCTGGAGCGGATTCCGCCGGGCGCGTATCCGCTGCAGGAGGCCGTACTCGGCTACGAGCTGGAGTACGAAGGCGAGGTCTTCCCGACCGAGGAGAGCGCCGCCGTCCGGCTCCTGATCGACCCGGAACCGGCGGCCACCTGGGAGTTGGCACTGGCCGAGGGCGAGGATCCCAGGCTGCTGGGGGACCGCGAGGCCTACGGCTTTCCCACCGATGCCGCCCTGGGCAGCTTCGCCGACTCCGCCGCCTGGGATGTGCTCGCGGACAGGTACCGGCGCTTCAGCACGGACGGACAGGAGGACGCCGGGGAGAGGATCGCCGACAGCCACTACGTACGTATTTCGGACAGCGCGACCGGCGGTGACCTCATCCACTTCGCCACGGGTGGGGACGGGGCGTGGCCGGTCTGGCTGGGCCGCTCGGCGTCCGGGAAGCCGGTCTCCGTCGTGGTGGTGTGCGTGTATCTTCCGGGCCTGCGGATTCTGTGA